The Chloroflexota bacterium DNA segment GTTGGTGCCGTGGTCGTATGAGCACCCCAGTTCCCCCAATCGACAGTGGTAGTCCCGCAGTAGCAGCAACGCCTCTACCACGGCATCGAGATTGGACGGCCCCAGCTCAATCCCTTGGGTAGCGCCCAACCCAGCGGCATAGAGCGGCAGCCGATGCAGGTGGATCTCCAGGTAGAGCGTCCAGCCCCCCGGCGAATCCTCCCACCACCCCCAGGGAATGTGGTCTTCCATTGTGTTTATGAAGTCCACAAGCAACTGTCTTTCGACGTCCCTGAGCGTGGTGCGCAGCGGTTCGGGTATCCGTGTCCTCGCAATGTAGTTTGGCGCACGTGGCGAGTTATGCAGGATTGCGTGTGTAACAAATGGAGACCAGAGTCCCCGGTCTTCATCTTCGAGCCTGATGTACCAATCAAGTTCCTCGTCCCAGGTTGTGCCTCCTCCATCGCTCATGAACCCGACAAAGTACTTCCTGATGCGGGGAGGGATCAGGGATGGGTGATGCGGGTTGAAGCCGGGTATGAGTGCCTCCATCTCCCACCAAAGACCGCCGAACTTGCCATACTCCCCTCTGTCCAGCACTTCCCAGTAGTCTTCGTCGCCCACATCGTGGTTGGCGAGAATCGCCCTGATCAGGTTGTAGTAGGGCCGCCAGGGCTCCAGGCGGTGTCCGGTCCCTGCCCTGTCCAGGTCACGAAAGTCGAGTGCAAACTGCGCGACGTCGCGTCTGAACGTGTAGAGGTTCATCCTATCGCACGGCTCCGAAAAGCCGTCCCAGTACGCCCAGTACGCCCAGTAGGCCCGCATAACGTCTGCCATCAGGTGGCCGATGAAGCTGTGGCCCATCTCAATGTGACCGTTGTGAGAGCTCCTGAACCTGATCTCGCCTCGCTTCCGTTCGATGAGTATGTCGTTGTTCATCCAGTCCTCTGCGGCCTGCGTGAGCCCATGGGCCCCAGCGGTGTCACGAATTCGCGCCTGCACCCACGAGTCTTGTGTGCCCGCGTGTCCCCACGCGTGAGCGGTACGCCCGCGAAGGATCTCGGGCCCACCGTCCTCTGCGAAGAAGTCGATTGCCCTCTCGGTGACGCCGTCAAGATTCCGCACTTCGACTGTCACTGAATAGACCGTCCCAGGTTGAAGGCCCTCAAGCGTCCTGCATTTGCTGGAGCTCCATTCAGACGTGGAAGCGACTCCTCCCCTGAATGCCTGCAACCTTACTTGATACTCCGTGTAGGCGGGATTCACCTCGTCAATGATGGGCAACTGCAGCCCCGTCCCATGGGTTGCCATCTGCCTTGCGACCCTGGGCGCATGGGCAAGCGTGGCTTTGCTGAGCTCAGCAGAAAGTTCCGCTCCGTTCGACCGCTGCACCTCGAGCTTGTATGTGTACCGAGTGTTGGGACTGAGGTCCGCGTCACTGTAGGACCGATCTTCAAGCGAGGGGGTCGCTATCAGGACGTCGTCCCGGAATACCTCGAATCGCTCCACATCATCGAAGTTTGTCGTCCACCGCAATTCAATCTTTGCTGGCGACACGGCAAAGCCCGAAAGGGTCAAGGGGAGTGGCGTCGGGGAGGGGGTTGGGGTAGGCCTGGGTGTAGCCGTAGGCGAGGGAGTTGGCGTCGGCGTAGCAACCGCGGTGGGAGCCGCTGCCGGAATGGGCGTCGGTACGGGCGAGGGCAGCGCAAAGATGTTGAGCGCGGGCGTCGCCGATGGTGCCGGCCGAGCCTCGGCGTCTTGGGCCGACGTAGTTGGCGCCGGGCTCCGAGTAGGCGACACGGTAGGAGTGGGAGGGGGCGCTTCATCAATTTGCGACGGGGTGGGCACTACGGGCTGAGATTCCACGGGAGGTTGGCATGCAAAGGTCAGCAATGCAAGGACAAGGGCCGCCGACAGGCCCCACACCACCGCAGACCCGGCTTTCATGAAGGGCAATACGTCACCCAACCTCAAAGTTAGCTGACTTCCCGGTATCGCTCTGGCGCCTTCTCTGACTTCCGCCTACACCGGCTCCGCCAGGAACACCGGGATCTTCCGCTCGGTCCTCGTCTGGTACTCGTCGTAGGGCGGAAAGGCCTCCGCCGCGAGGGCCCACAGCCGCTCCCGCTCCGTCTCGTCCTCGACCTCGCGCACGCGCATGCTATAGACCTCCGTCAGGTCGCGGATTTCCACATCGCCGTTCGCCCGCAGGTTGTAGACCCACTCCGGGTGCTTCGGCGCCCCGCCCCGAGAGCCCACCAGCACGTAGCTGTCGCCATCCTTGACGCGCATCAGCGGCGTCTTGCGGATGCCGCCCGTCTTGTTCCCGACGTTCGTGACGATGATGACCGGCAAGCCGGTCTCCCGCAGCGTCGTCCCCTGCGTCCCCCCGCTGCTCTCGTACAACTCCACCTGCTCGCGCACCCAGTCCGAGGTCGAGGGTAGGTATTCAGGCATGGTTCACTCCTTCTCCGTTCTGCTAGACATGTTCACTGCTCTTGGCTGCGAGGACAAGAGCGGGGTCAGGCGGCTCGTGGTTCGCCCCTACGGAGTCCCCTCTCGTGACTCCCGCGCCTGCTGCTGCAGCGCGTACAGCTTGTTCAGCGCTTCCAGCGGCGTCATCTCCGTGATGTCGAGTTCCATCACCGCTTCCCGCAGCCCGTCGTCAGCCGACGCCATCAGCGGGAGCTGCGCGCCCTGCGGCGCCGTCGCACGCGAGCGCCCGCCGCGGTGGGGCGCGTCCGTCGCCTCCAGCTCCGACAGCAGCTCGCGGGCGCGGTTCAGCAGCGGCGGCGGCAGTCCCGCCAGCCGAGCCACATGCACGCCGTAGCTGCGGTCGGCCCCGCCCGGCACGATGCGGTGCAGGAACGTCACCTGCCCGTCGGCCTCCACCGCCGAGACGTTGTAGTTCACTACGTTCGGCAGGTGGTCGGCCAGCGCCGTCAGCTCGTGGTAGTGCGTTGCGAACAGCGTCTTGCACCCCAGCCTCGGGTGGCTGTGCAGGTACTCGGCCACCGCCCGCGCAATGGCCAGCCCGTCGTACGTGCTCGTCCCGCGCCCAATCTCGTCCAGCACGACCAGCGACTGCGTTGTCGCGTGGTTCAGGATCGCCGCCGTCTCCACCATCTCGACCATGAATGTCGACTGCCCTGTCGCCAGGTCGTCCTGAAGCCCAACGCGCGTGAAGATGCGGTCGACGATGCCCATGCGCGCCGCGTCCGCCGGCACGAAGCTGCCCACCTGCGCCATCAGCACGATGAGCGCCACTTGCCGGATGTACGTCGACTTTCCTGCCATGTTCGGACCCGTCAGCACCATCAGCGACGCCCCCGGCTGCCCAAGCGAGGTGTCGTTCGGCACGAAGGCCCCCGCGCCGACCACGTGCTCCACGACAGGATGCCGCCCTGCCGTGATCTCCAGCACGCCGCCCTCCTCGAACGTGGGGCGCACGTAGCCATTCCTCGACGCCGCTTCAGCCAGGCCGCGAAAGAGGTCCGCCTGCGCAATGGCCGACGCCGTCTGCAGGATGCGGGGCGCCTCGTCCGCCACCTGCCTGCACACTTGTCGGAAGATGGCGCTCTCCATCTCCGCCAGCCGCTCCTCGGCGTTCAAAATCAGTGCCTCATACTCCTTCAGTTCGGGGGTGATGAACCGCTCGGCGTTGACCAGCGTCTGCCTCCGGATGTACTCCTCCGGCACCCGCGCCAAGTTGGAGTTCGACACCTCCAGGTAGTAACCGAAGACCCTGTTGTACCCGACCTTGAGCGTGCCGATGCCCGACCGCTCCTGCTCCTGTCGCTCCAGTCCCGCGATGTACTCCTTCGCGTCCCGCGACGCCGTCCGCAGGTTGTCCAGCTCCGGCGAGAACCCCGGCCGCACGACGCCGCCCTGACCGCTCAGCGCCACTGCGTCGTCGTTCACCGTCTGCGCGATGACCGCTACGATGGCCTCGCATGGGTGCAGGTCCTCGCGCAGCCAGCCGACGGCCTCGCCGCCCTCCGCCAGCAGATCGAGCATCGCCGGGACGGCCTCCAAACTCCGCCGCAGCGAAACCAACTCCCTCGGCGTCACCGTGCCCGCCGTGACGCGGTTCACCAGCCGCTCCAGGTCGCTCATCCCGCTGAGCATGGCCGCGGCGTTTTCCCGCCGGATGTTGCTCGCGTGGTGCCACGCGACGGCGTCTAGCCGCCGCTCCAGCTCCTCGCGGTCCAGCAGCGGCTGCCCCAACCACCGGCGCAGCAGCCGTCCGCCCATCGGCGTCTTGGTGTAGTCGAGCACGTTCAGCAGTGCCGTCCCGCCTCCGAAACGTCCGGCGCGAAAGAGCTCCAGGTTCCGCCGCGTCTGGTAGTCGAGCACCATGTACCGCTCGGGCGAGTATGTCCGCAGCGAGGTAAGCTGCCCCACCTTGCCCTTCTGCGTGTCCTGCAGGTAGGCCAGCAGCCCGCCCGCTGCCTGCACGGCGAGGGGCGCGTTCTCGCAGCCGTAGGCCTCCAGCGTACTCACTCCGAAGTGCTCCAGCAGCGTCCTCCGCGCTGCCGCGATCCGGAACTGCGCGTCCGCCCCCGCCGTCACCGTCGGCCCGCCGTCGTCACCCTGCGGCGGCCGCAGCGCACCGACGATGCTCGCGGCATCCAGTTCCTCCGGCATCAGCAGCTCCGCTGGCCCCAGCCGTTCCAGCTCCAGCGGAAGCGTCAGCAGCGGCATCTGCGCCGTCGCAAACTCCGCCGTGGTAATGTCGGCGTAGGCCAGCCCCGCGACATCGCCCTGCAGCGTCACGGCTGCGATGAAATTGTTGGCGCGCTCGTCCAGCAGCCCCGGCTCCACCACCGTCCCCGGCGTGACGATGCGCACCACGTCGCGCTCCACGAGTCCGGCGCCCGCCGAGGGCTCAGTGATCTGTTCGCATATGGCCACCTTGTAGCCGCGTCGGATGAGCCGCGCCAAGTAGCCTTCGAGCGAGTGTGCGGGCACGCCGGCCATCGGCACCCGCTGCCCCTTGCCCATGTCGCGGCCCGTCAGCACGATGTCGAGCTCCGCCGCAGCCGTCCGCGCGTCCTCGTCAAAGGTCTCGTAGAAGTCGCCGAGCCGGAACAGCACGATGGCGTCCGGGTGCCGCGCTTTCACCTCCAGGTACTGCCTGCGCAGGGGCGTAGCGGCTTGGGCGGCGACGCCGTCAGCCGCTGCGCCGTTGGTTGATTCGCGTGTCTTGCTTGACGACCGTGCCATAGTCAGCCCTGCATAGTCCTTTGGAGGGGAGTGCTTGCATCATACCCTGTGGCGATTGGGGATTCTATGCATTTATCCCCATCGTCATCCCGGCGGAGGCCGGTTTCCATGGGTGGGGAGCCGCGTTTGCATAGAACCTCTCGAAGCGGCCGCCAGAGCGAGGTAGACTTTGTGCGCCTCTACTCTTGGGATCCGCCTTGCTCTAGATCCTGGAGGTACGCGCAGTCCTCGTCCGAAAGATCTGCGCTCGCGAGCAGCTCCGGCCGCCACTGCCAGGTCCGCAGCAGCGCCTGCCGGCGGCGCCACCGCGCCACGGCCCCGTGGTCGCCCGACAGCAGGATCTCCGGCGTCGTCATGCCGCGGTACTCGGCGGGCCGCGTGTACGTTGGGCCCTCGAGCAGACCCTCGCTGAACGACTCCTCCACCGCCGACGTGTCGTCGCCCAGCACTCCCGGCAGCAGCCGCACCACCGCGTCGATGACGGCCATCGCTGGAATCTCGCCGCCGGTGAGCACATAGTCGCCGATGGAGATGACGTCGGTTGCCAGCGCATCCTCGGCGCGTGCGTCGACGCCCTCATACCGCCCGCAGATGAAGACGAGCGCGTCATGCGCCGCGAGCTCGCGCGCGATAGCCTGCGTGAACGGCCGTCCCTGTGGCGAGAGGAGGATGACGGGCGCGCCGTCGGCTACCGTCACCCCCTGCCTCTCCGCCAGCTCGGCCCGCACGGCCTCGACGGCGAGGAAGAGCGGCTCGGGCTTCATCACCATCCCCGGCCCGCCGCCGAAGGGCGTGTCGTCCACGACGTGGTGCCGGTCCTGCGCGAAGTCGCGGATGTTGTACAGCGCGATGGTCACTAGCCCGCGTTCCTGCGCGCGGCCCAGGATGCTTTGGTCCATCGGCCCGGCGAACATGCCGGGGAAGAGGGTGAGGACGGAAATGTCCATTTCGCTCCGATTG contains these protein-coding regions:
- a CDS encoding nitroreductase family deazaflavin-dependent oxidoreductase, producing MPEYLPSTSDWVREQVELYESSGGTQGTTLRETGLPVIIVTNVGNKTGGIRKTPLMRVKDGDSYVLVGSRGGAPKHPEWVYNLRANGDVEIRDLTEVYSMRVREVEDETERERLWALAAEAFPPYDEYQTRTERKIPVFLAEPV
- the mutS gene encoding DNA mismatch repair protein MutS, coding for MARSSSKTRESTNGAAADGVAAQAATPLRRQYLEVKARHPDAIVLFRLGDFYETFDEDARTAAAELDIVLTGRDMGKGQRVPMAGVPAHSLEGYLARLIRRGYKVAICEQITEPSAGAGLVERDVVRIVTPGTVVEPGLLDERANNFIAAVTLQGDVAGLAYADITTAEFATAQMPLLTLPLELERLGPAELLMPEELDAASIVGALRPPQGDDGGPTVTAGADAQFRIAAARRTLLEHFGVSTLEAYGCENAPLAVQAAGGLLAYLQDTQKGKVGQLTSLRTYSPERYMVLDYQTRRNLELFRAGRFGGGTALLNVLDYTKTPMGGRLLRRWLGQPLLDREELERRLDAVAWHHASNIRRENAAAMLSGMSDLERLVNRVTAGTVTPRELVSLRRSLEAVPAMLDLLAEGGEAVGWLREDLHPCEAIVAVIAQTVNDDAVALSGQGGVVRPGFSPELDNLRTASRDAKEYIAGLERQEQERSGIGTLKVGYNRVFGYYLEVSNSNLARVPEEYIRRQTLVNAERFITPELKEYEALILNAEERLAEMESAIFRQVCRQVADEAPRILQTASAIAQADLFRGLAEAASRNGYVRPTFEEGGVLEITAGRHPVVEHVVGAGAFVPNDTSLGQPGASLMVLTGPNMAGKSTYIRQVALIVLMAQVGSFVPADAARMGIVDRIFTRVGLQDDLATGQSTFMVEMVETAAILNHATTQSLVVLDEIGRGTSTYDGLAIARAVAEYLHSHPRLGCKTLFATHYHELTALADHLPNVVNYNVSAVEADGQVTFLHRIVPGGADRSYGVHVARLAGLPPPLLNRARELLSELEATDAPHRGGRSRATAPQGAQLPLMASADDGLREAVMELDITEMTPLEALNKLYALQQQARESREGTP
- the trmD gene encoding tRNA (guanosine(37)-N1)-methyltransferase TrmD, translating into MDISVLTLFPGMFAGPMDQSILGRAQERGLVTIALYNIRDFAQDRHHVVDDTPFGGGPGMVMKPEPLFLAVEAVRAELAERQGVTVADGAPVILLSPQGRPFTQAIARELAAHDALVFICGRYEGVDARAEDALATDVISIGDYVLTGGEIPAMAVIDAVVRLLPGVLGDDTSAVEESFSEGLLEGPTYTRPAEYRGMTTPEILLSGDHGAVARWRRRQALLRTWQWRPELLASADLSDEDCAYLQDLEQGGSQE